The Babylonia areolata isolate BAREFJ2019XMU chromosome 2, ASM4173473v1, whole genome shotgun sequence genome segment ACGTTTCGGAGCGACCTGCCTGAAGTGAGTGTGATCATCATTTTCCACAACGAGGCTTGGACTGTGTTGCTGCGCTCCGTGCACAGTGTGCTATCGCGGACCCCCTCCAACCTGCTGCGGGAAGTCATTCTTGTGGACGATATGTCCACGATGGGTGagttgggctctctctctctctgtctgtctctctctctctctctctctctctgtctgtctgtctctctctgtgtctctctgtgtctctctctctctgtacatgtttgtgtgtctcttagaacaacggcagatgtgtaagtcggccaaagtgctaatatcttcaccgttggaaaataaagattcattcattcattcattcattcattcattcattcattcattcattctctctctctgtacatgtttgtgtgtctcttagaacaacggcagatgtgtaagtcggccaaagtgctaatatcttcaccgttggaaaataaagattcattcattcattcattcattcattctctctctctctctctctctctctctctctctctctctctctctctctctctctctctcaggtatgtttcttccatcttcttcatcattcatATTTGTGTCCATGTTTGTAGTGGTTATAGGTCAACAAGGGGAGAGTGGAAGAGCAGGTTATGCCAAAAGATCTCAATCCCTAAATAAAAACATTCTCAttattagatctctctctctctctctctctctctctctctctctcttctctctctctctctctctctttgtgtgtgtgtgtgtgtgtgtgtgtgtgtgtgtgtgtgtgtgtgtgtgtgtgtgtgtgtctgtctaaccCCCTTCCCGATctgtcatcttttctttctctcctttcttttctttcaaacacacaaGACTTCCTGTGCTATGCTCGCTGAAAACAATGCGTTGTGGTGAGTTTGCAGATGCCGCACGACTGGTCTTGTTGAATGAGAAACAAGATTATAATCATATCATTATATAAAGGGGTGTaaattgactgactgaccagctggctgactgactgactgactgactggccgaCTAGCCAGTTGGTTGCTTGGTTTGGTTAGTGGGTTGGTGACTGGCTGATTAACGGACTGACTAATCCCACACAAAAGATTAATATGAAACAAACAGGGATGGAGGTTTTCGGCTAAACTCGGTCAAACAATACgtcctggtcacacacacacacacacacacacacacacacacacacacacacacacacacacacacacacacacacacacacacacacacacacacacacacacaccacaaccaccactaccaccaccatgataCGCATCCATTCACACTGACAAATCACCTCAATGACGTTGCACGTAATGTGTGTACGAAATCGTTATTAAGGATAGGACTATGGTTAGGTTAGCTTATGGTTAATGCTGTTTAAGTTTAGGGCTATAGTTATGGTTAGGGCAAGGGGTAGGGCAATGTTCAGGGCTTGGGTTAGAGTTAGGGCTAGTATTAGGGTTAGGGTAGGATTAGGTATATGGTTAGTGTTAGGTCTAGAATCAGGGTAAAGGTTAGGGTTAGTGCtagggtttgggttagggttagggataaGGCTAGGGATATTGTTAGTGTCAGGGTTGCACGCGAGGTTTATGGTTAGTGTTATGGTTAGTGCTGGGGTTTTGCCAAGACGGCAAATCTGTAACCGGACCTCAaagagatacaatacaatacaatacatcagatTTAGTGATTAAATGTTAAGTGCAAAGCAGCCTAACTCAACGAACACAAGATagctcaacgcaacacaacgctatGCAACACCACGAAACGCAATGCAACGCTATGTTACGGAACCCTGAAcaactccagtttcagtttccagttcaGTCAACACAATCTCTATtttacttaataataataataataataataacaatgaaataaaatgtcaAAAAATCCACTCTTGTACAACAACTTGTTTGAACGTTTGTGGACAAAAAGATTGGCAGTAGAGCTAGAAGAGCTTTCCGAAGACTAAAGCATTGGTGTTTTCCGCACCAGGTCACCTGAAGGAGCCGCTGGAGGAGTACTGGCGGCAGAGGGACGGGCGGGTGAAGGTGCTGCACTCCAGTGAGAGGGTGGGGCTGACCAGGGCCCGGCTGCTGGGATTCCAGATGTCCACCGCCCCCATGATCGTCTTCTTCGACTCCCACATCGAGTGCTTCCCTGGTCAGTACAGGAGGGGGTCGgagggcagggggatgggggggtgggggggggggcattagtaGTAGTGTACGTGAGAGATGGAAAGGACACGAGGGGCTAGACTTGTGTAGTAGGACCTGACGTCTTAAGGTTTGGATTCACTTTCCGTGATACCCTTCATCATACCTgctaagacacacaaaaaacaacatcaacaacaaaaaacccaaacggaAAGCTCTTCCCCTGACCTCACCGCATTTTGTCTCCCGCTCCCACATGGAcatgcgttgtggtgtgtgtgaaaatgtgtgtgtgtgtgtgtgtctgtgtgtctgtgtgtgtctgtgtctgtgtctatgtctgtgtgtctgtgtctgtgtgtctctgtgtgtgtgtgtgtgaggtttataCCTAGGGATGTAtaagggggcgagggtgggggtgagtggagtGGTAGGATGAAGGGGACAAGCGCTATACTGTGAGGATACCAGCTTTTCCCTAAAATCATGCTTTCTGTCTGCCACGTCCAGTGTTTTGTAGAATGCAttgaggggggaggtggcaggGTGTGGGATTGGAGAGTGAGCGCCATGTAGTGTAGAAGGGAGTTAACTGGGGCCAGAGTACTGGGTTCTCAGCTCTTCCCCAATAAACATCTTAGGTTTTAACattgacgtgttttttttctggcgAGTGCGTGGATGACAAGCATGTGAGTGTATGAACgttggtaagaagaagaaaacgaagaagagtaatgatgataatgatagtaatgatgatgatgatgatgataataataataatatttatatttgtatttgtatttctttttatcacaacagatttctttgtgtgtgaaattcgggctgctttccccagggagagtgcgtcgctacactacagcgccaccctttccacccccaccccccaacccccaacccctccgtgcagttttatttggttttcctatcgaaatggatttttctacagaattttgccaggaacaacccttttgttgccgtggattcttttacgtgcgctaagtgcatgcagcacacgggacctcggtttatcgtctcatccgaatgactagtagtagtagtagtagaagtgagGTGCGTTTGTAATGCAGTGCTTACCCTGCGGTTCAGAACGCGTTTAACAGTACATCTAGCATGAATACGACACAGGAATACAACTCTCAAAAACGTTGAAATACAAATTGGCCAGAAAATACTATTTCCAACGTTTGACAGTTTCTGGGTGGTACACTGGGTAGCTAACGACAACCGGGTGGTGATCAAGTTCTAGGAGTGTGTAACGATTTTACGAAACACATTGTGTTCATGATCGATGCGGAAGGAATGTAAGGCATGGTGGTGgcgtgtccatcgagatcgatgatgaccatcgttgtcatacagctgggggatggtggtggggtggggacgaggatgctcatgaatctatctgtgaatgcgcagatggctgaatagtccaatctgcgcacgaaatgttcgctgacagttggggcagacaaagacaggcatatcattgtcagggagcttgtttgcccgtgactttctggcctgcctcttctgaacagctgcagcagtcctgttggcctcgcacaacttggcgcctttgtgcacagcagcgcgccatttgtcacggtccactgcaaaTTCCTcgcaggagtcagggttgatatcaaacgctttcagagagactttcagagtatctctgaagcgcttcttctgacctccgtgtgatctcttcccttgttgcagctcgccatagaagagcctttggggcagccgatggtctggcatgcgcgccacgtgtccagcccagcgaagctgggactgcatcaggatggtgaagatgctgggaagggtggcttttgcgagcacctctgtgtctggggtcctgtcttgccacttgatgttcagtatcttcctgaggcatgttgtatggaagtggttcagcttcttggcatgtcgttggtacactgtccaagtttcgcaggcgtacagtagtgtggggagaactactgctctgtagacctttagcttggtctcaagactaaggCATAGAAGAGTGGAGTAATGcaggggaggaggacgaggagggtcAGGGGATCAGCATTTCTCCTCTGCACTCACGCAGCAAGCACTCAGCCCTCACACATGTTGCCTGATGTGCAGGCTGGTTCGAACCCCTGGCGGACCGCATAGCCAGCGACCCCAACGTGACGGTGTACCCCAGCATCGAGGTGATCGACGCCAACACCTTCCACGTGGGGTTAAACCACAATGTGGAGACACTGGGCTACTTCCGGTGGAAGGACCTGACCTTCAACTGGGGACCTCTCACTGCCCAGCACAGAGCCCAGCGTCACTCACCTGCTGACCCCATTAGGTCAGTCTgtatctctggctctctctcttctctctgtctgtgtctctatatccctctctgtccctctgtctctgactttgtctgtgtctgtctctctccctatttgtgtctttctttgtctctctctctgtctctccttgtctctgtctccccgtctttgtgtctgtctgtctgtctctgtctgtctgtctctctctctgtttctctctctctctccctccctctccctcgcccctcttcctctccctctctctaaagcCACCTTCCATATGATACAGCTCATGATTTTATTTCGTGACTTGCAAAATAAGACAAATAGAAATAAACTGTGTGAAATTATCTTTGTTGATTTTGCAAAGGCTATCGATACCATTGACCACACAACGCAAAACGTTATTTGTATGTGGCATAATAGGGAACAGTCTACAGTTGATTCGAATCAATTTGACTATCTTCAATAAATCATTAGAATTGTTGTACCAATACATGCCTGTTAGATGTCAGTCCTTTCGacatggtgtaccacaaggtctAATGTTAGAACCCGTTTTGTTTTCTACACGGTCCAACTCTTTGTATACttgtctgttgctgttgatgttgttgctgttgtaattgtattgtttatgtgtgaaGATACCTACGTCTACGGAAGCAGCTCCAGCCTATGGTATACAAAAGGAAGCGACATCTAAAGAGTGAAATAAGTCACCTGTCAGTAACTAGTTACGTGTACTGCACCCCATGTCACAGTGAATGGTTTGACAATAAATGGTAACAGACAAAATTTGAGTTTTTATACCCGGAATTGATCTTTACACGTCAAATATTGTATTAACAGGGAATCTTACTAGAGTCAGTTACTTTCCTTTTTGAAACAGATTACGAATATAATTATGTATCTAAGAAGTTCCGTTAAGTGGGTatatgtctgcacgtgtgtgcgtgcgtgcgtgtgtgtgtgtgtgtgtgtgtgtgtgtgtgtgtgtgtgtgtgtgtgtgtgtgtgtgtgtgcagatcccCCACAATGCCAGGAGGACTGTTCGCCATCAGCCGGACTTTCTTCACACAGCTGGGCACCTATGACCCTGGCCTGGTGTATTGGGGAGGAGAGAACATTGAAATCTCCTTCAAGGTGACACGTCTTCCTTCTGCAATtattgcttctgctactactgttgctgctgcttctgctgttgttgttgttgttgtggtagtaatggtggtggtgattggtgggttgtttttttttctttttgttgtttctattgttgttgtcgttgtcgtcgtcgttgttgttaatgatgtggtagtaatggtggtggtgattggtgtgttttttcttgatgttgtttctgttgctgtcgcCGTCGtggttattgttgtagttgttgttggtggtggtgtggttattctggccgttgctgttgttgttgtttcgcagttgttgtggtcgttgtagttattgttgttgctgctgctgctgctgctcttcttcttcttcttcttcttcttcttcttcttcttcttctctgcatgTCTCTTTGTCCGTCACATTTTACACAAACATACCTGGTGTCAGAACATAAACTTTTGCCAGTATTAATATGATGATTTGCAATGATAGTGATAACTAATGACGACGACAGCGACAAAGAtagtcacacaaaacacacacacacacacacacacacacacacacgcacgcacgcacgcacgcacgcacgcaactcaacacaacacaacacaacacaacacacacacacacacacacacacacacacacacacacacacacacacacacaaacaccaccaccaccaccaccacaacatcaacacaacacaacacaacaatatcaaTTATCACAGTGGTGTTTCAGGCGTGGATGTGTTACGGGTCAGTGGAGCTGGTGCCCTGTTCGCACGTGGGACACGTGTTCCGGGCCACCAACCCCATCCATTGGAAGAAAGACATCGGGTTGACCAATGTGGCCCGGGTGGCCCACGTCTGGATGGACGACTACAAGAACTACTTCCTGGAGAGGAATCTCTACAAAGTGGTGAGGGGGGCATGCTCACTGCTCACTGCTCAcgctcctctctttccttttcaggGCAGTCATTTAGAGAGCGTGCACGGCGTGTACGGCGAATAACAGAGTTGTTTGCTTACTTGTCACTGCTACAAAAACAAAGCTATGTTCTTGTCACTTCTTCATGACAGAGCTATGTACTTGTCACTACTGCACGACACATCTGTGTATTTGTCACTACTACATATAACGTAGCTATGCACTTGTCATTAATACACGCTGATAACTAAGCCGTGTACTCGTTACGACTACACGCTGATGACATAGTGCCTGTGTTATTATTACTGAAACTCGCTGATAGCAGAGCTCCATAATTGTGACACACGGTCATAACTTATCACATGCTGACAGCAGAGCTATATACTTGTCACTACTACATAACATAGTTATATAATTGTCACTGCTACACGCTGGTTACATAGCTTTGCACATGTCACTACAACATAACAGAGCTACGTACTTGTCACTGCTTCACGCTGATAGCAAAGTAGTTGCCTCTAGTACATGCTAATAAAAGAGCTATCTACTCGTCAGCACTATATAACAGAGCTGTAGctgtgtatttgttattatataataataacaaagctCTGtactcttccatttttttttttttctctcaaggcctaacaaagcgcgttgtgttacgctgctggtcaggcatcttcttggcagatgtggtgtagcgtatatggatttgtccgaacgcagtgacgcctccttgagctactgaaactgaaactgtactctTCACTATTACACGCTGATAACAGAGCTATGTACTTGTCACTACTACACGCTGGTAGCAAAGATACGTACTTGTCAttactataattttttttatttcaataaCAGATCTCTCAAATTGTCACAAGAACATACTGATAAAAGAGCTCTATACTTACTACATGCTGATAACAAAGATACGCACTTGTTCATTATTATGGCTGCCACCATGaccgctactactgttgctgctactgtacGATTGAAGTGTaacttttgattgattgattgatgtggatacttatatagcgcctatcctcggtcagagtccaagctctaagcgctttacatacacggggacatttgcaccacaggctgcctacctgggtagagccgactgacagctgccactgggcgctcatcattcgtttcctgtgtcattcaatcagatttcagacgcacacgcatacacactcagacagacatgtaacattttacgtgtatgaccgtttttatttatttaccccgccatgtaggcagccatactccgctttcgggggcgtgcatgctgggtatgttcttgtctccataacccaccgaacgctgacatggattacaggatctttaacgtgcgtatttgatcttctgcttgcatatacacacgaagggggttcaggcactagcaggtctgcacatatgttgacctgggagatcgtaaaaatctccaccctttatccaccaggcgccgttaccgagattcgaacccgggaccctcagattgaaagtccaactttcCTACTGCAGCAACCACATTTGCTGAAGCCATCAGGGCTACAGTTGCTGCTCCTGCAACAACTATTGAAACACTGCTGCCATCTCTGCTggtgctattgctgctgcttctgttcttACAACACAAATAATACTGCAGCTGGTGGTCCTACTATTGCCGCTgcagttgctgctgttactgataCCAGCATTGATTCTGCCtgaatgactgttgttgttgttgttattggtattcCTACAATTATCAAAGCTACTGgggctgttgttgctactgctgttgatgatgatgatgatgacgacgacgataatgatgatgatgatactgatgatgatgatgatgatgatgatgatactgatgatgatgatgatgatgatgatgcggtcactgatgatgatgatgatgatgatgatgatgattgttaattACAGGGAGATTACGGCGACGTATCGGAGCGACAGAAATTACGCCAGAAACTGCGGTGTCGGGACTTCGACTGGTTCATTAAAAATGTCCCCCCTGTGGCTCCAGTCCCACAGCACGTGATACTAGCTGGCGAGGTACGTGTCTgggctgtccgtgtgtgtctgtagagAAAAGTTGTctgtggtgtctctgtgtgtgtctgtagagaagttcggtgtctgttgtgtctctgtgtgtgtctgtagagaaGTTCGGTGTCTgtgctgtccgtgtgtgtctgtagagAAAGTCGGTGTCTgtgctgtccgtgtgtgtctgtagagaaagtcggtgtctgttgtgtctctgtgtgtgtctgtagagacGTTCGGTGTCtgttgcgtctctgtgtgtgtctgtagagaaGGTCGGTGTCTgtgctgtccgtgtgtgtctgtagagAAGTTCGGTGTCTgtgctgtccgtgtgtgtccgtagAGAAGTCCGATGTCTgtgctgtccgtgtgtgtccgtagAGAAGTCCGATGTCTgtgctgtccgtgtgtgtccgtagAGAAGTCCGATGTCTgtgctgtccgtgtgtgtccgtagAGAAGTCCGATGTCTgtgctgtccgtgtgtgtccgtagAGAAGTCCGATGTCTgtgctgtccgtgtgtgtctgtagagAAGTTTGGTGTCTgtgctgtccgtgtgtgtctgtagagAAGTCCGATGTCTgtgctgtccgtgtgtgtccgtagAGAAGTCCGATGTCTgtgctgtccgtgtgtgtccgtagAGAAGTCCGATGTCTgtgctgtccgtgtgtgtctgtagagAAGTTTGGTGTCTgtgctgtccgtgtgtgtctgtagagAATGTcggtgtctgtgctgtctgtgtatgtctgtagggACGGTCAGCGTCtgtgctgtctttgtgtgtctgtatgaacggtcagtgtctgtgctgtctgtgctgtctttGTGTGGCTGTAggaaaggtcagtgtgtgtggggggggggggggggggaggggtaataaaggtcagtgtctgtgctgtctgtgtgtgtctgtagagaaGGTTGACGTATGTACTATCCGTGTCTGTACGCAAGGTcagtgtctgtgatgtctgtgtgtgtctgtaggaaaggtccgtgcgtgtgtgtgtgtgtgtgtgtgtgtgtgtgtattggaaagGTCGTtgtctgtggtgtatgtgtgtgtgtgtgtgtgtgtgtgtgtgtgtgtgtgtgtgtgtgtgtgtgtgtgtattggaaagGTCGTtgtctgtggtgtatgtgtgtgtgtgtgtgtgtgtgtgtgtgtgtgtgtgtgtgtagggaacgtCAGTGTCTGTGCTGTCCGTGTTGTCTGTATGAAAGGTTAATCTGTtggactggtcagtgtctgtgctgtctgtgtgtgtctgtaggaaaGGTCAATGTTTGTGCTGTTTAGAACTTACAACCCCTTGCTGATGAAGAAATATCAATATTGATAACTGTCATTTTCACTGAAAATGCATACTTTCCATCCTTGGTTTTCTCTCACGAAACAAATTGGGTTTGTGTGGGAGAAAACAGCACTTGCTGTTTTGCACAACACTGTGTTCTGAAATATTTATGTGTCTGCAAAGACTACAATTTTTTTGCgtgtgcattctgtgtgtgtgcgtgtgtgtgtgtgtgtgtgtgtgtgtgtgtgtgtgcatgcttgtgtctgGAGTGTGCGCGTGTATCGGTGCACATGAGATCGATGAGCGTGGCccattttttctacttttttttttcaatcatttgccttctgcgTATCGTTCAATGGACTATATATTCTAATgcattttcttatttgtttattttctctaaTTCTTTCATTCCATTCTATGTTGATGTTTTACATAAACCCTTGGCAGCTTCGCAAGGCCTGAAGGGTGGGCATCAGCTTCTTTTTAACAGCAAGTATGGTGTAGAGAACATATGGACGAGTCCACACGCTTtggtacctccttgaaactgaaactgaaactgaaatatcgACAGTCCCACTACAGACAGGTTGGATTATTGGGTTTTTTCCCAAGCGGAAGCGGCACTGGGTGTtggttgtgtctgtttcagatgAAGGTCAACCTGAGTGGGTCATTCCATTGCATCGACAGTTACGGCCCTTCCAGCACTGCTCCCAAATTTGTGGCCTGCCATGGTTCGGGGGGCAACCAGGTAGGACTGTTtttatctttatgtctgtctgtatgtgatgttgctcttttctttgtgtctgtttgtggcgGTGTTCTCTTCCTTATGTATGATGTGTAGTGTTTCCTTTTCCttatgcctgtctgtttgtggtgtttgtcatACTGAACGAAGGTAAACATTGACCAGTTGCTAACATGCAGATTCGGCTGACCATTTTCCTGTGGGGGTAATACAGGGGCATTATCTTGGTTTGATTTGGGGGGTGTTTtaatgaagtttgtcttgaatgTAACAGCGAAAAGTGTATCATTTTAAACAGTTATTGGATTCTCAATAGACGTAACTTCATATTCCATGTTAAACTTCGGCAATTTTTTTACTTATCAATGTAAAACTATGAATATGACGAGTCCATGTATATTTGTTGTTCTCAAAGAATATTAACATTGGTACAAAAGCAACATTCAGGAAACAAAGTATCAGAACCGGCATCTAGATTTTAGTCCAGTTTGAACatcgtgtacatatatatatttatattgatatttatattgatatatgtgtgtgtacacacacacacacacacacacacacacacacacacacacacaacatacatatatatatataatagtcaggtatatgtatgcacgcgcgcgcacacacacacgcacacacacacacacacacacacacacatatatatatatatatatatatatatatatatatatatatatatatatatatatatgtgtgtgtgtgtgtgtgtgtgtgtgtgtgtgtaaatgtgcatgtatgaatgtaggTATGTATGCTGCATGCAAGCATTCATGCatggatagacggatggatggatgtcaAAACTAAAGAAGTGGCTTCTGTGTAGACTTTgagtatggttttttttttccagttctttttAACTGTGTGCGTGGTCTATCACGTCATGTTTCAGATAGCCTGGCTATACATATCAGTATTGTAAACATCGGACTAGTCTTCTGTATCCTTCCTTTGCCATGTTCCAGTTCTGGTACCTGTCCGAAGAGGGTGAGCTTTTCCATGATGACCAGATCATCTGTCAGAAAAACGGAACCATTGCGCTTGTCAAACACTGCCAGGACAAGTGGAATATAACGCAGGTATGTGCTGTGGTTTGTCTGCCTTTGGtgttttagtttatttgttcatgtttttaattaatttatttatttatttatttatttatttatttgtttatttatttatttgtttatttatgtttgttttatcTACTTATGCATATAATTATctgtcgtttattcatttacctaaGTACCTACTTAGTTACTTATCTGTTTTTTTCGATTTGGTATCTGTATTTCAGACAAGACAATCTCAGCTAGGAAATACCTGTTCTCTCACATACAGTGTTGTTCATAGTACACAGTTGTAAGATGTCGATCAAAATAACTTAGTCAACAATGAAATTAACAACTTTGGAATATATAAATTCACATGAATAAGAAGCGACGATCAAGTGAGATGCAGGGGAAAGTGGTTATAGAAcgacaaaaaaggggggaaaaaagagaaattatGTCGCAAGAAGACAACTGGATTCAACCAACTACGTTTGTTCAAAACAACTTATTTTAGCTGATGATTAAGAATATTGTTTCAGGCCTttattgtggttgtgtgtgtgtgtgtgtgtgtgtgtgtgtgtgggggtgggtgtgtgtgtgtgtgtgtgtgtgtgttttattgtttgtttgttttggggttgttgttgtttttatgtcaaATACCACCAGCAGtaatcgtcattttttttttttaatgtattaaaaaaaattaataaaaatgaagattaaaaacaaaagaagaatacCATTCAGGTTTTGGGAGAGTGAAGAAGTAATCAGTAAGATGACTTGATCGCTGTGTGACATGAAGCCTCACCACCATCCCTACTGCCCACAGAGCCAACAGTTGGTGCACGTGACCTCCGGCCGCTGTCTGCAGGGCGGGGGATTGACTCTTGACCCGGCAGGTCACAATGACCAACCCTTGCTAACCTTGCAGCCCTGTGACCTTGGCAACGTACGGCAACGATGGCACGTCACACCACGTGACAAAAACCTTCACTTCCCGACCTTTTGACTCCATGAAAAAAGTGTGAAAGTGACGCTGTGAAATTGTGTAGTTCCGCAGTTAGACTCAGTTATGGAACTCCCTTGTTTAAATACTGGTCTGAACTGCAGACTATCAGTGATGCCCCATGTTTCTTTTGATGACTGGCCAGAGCTACATACTTTCAATGATGTCCCTTGTTTAATGACTAGCCAGAACTACAGACTATCAATGATGTCCCTCGTTTAATGACTGGCCAGAACTACAGACTATCAATGATGTCCCTTGTTTAATGACTGGCCAGAACTACATTCTATCAATGATGTCCC includes the following:
- the LOC143301782 gene encoding polypeptide N-acetylgalactosaminyltransferase 5-like, which produces MRRSSVLYVPVLLFLPTVIVLYVLTEVSLDIAINQAQSRRGLRSKVVPVSGMPRPPIPSLDKPGGDPHPKVYRPQNHRQVVLPAKPEDPGERLQEGEQLKADGMEEKGAGHQVTFPPFVDEISELGAEGREVEVKSDNLTEEDKARFNAGWKHNSFNQYVSDLISVHRPLPHGWSPQCQKKTFRSDLPEVSVIIIFHNEAWTVLLRSVHSVLSRTPSNLLREVILVDDMSTMGHLKEPLEEYWRQRDGRVKVLHSSERVGLTRARLLGFQMSTAPMIVFFDSHIECFPGWFEPLADRIASDPNVTVYPSIEVIDANTFHVGLNHNVETLGYFRWKDLTFNWGPLTAQHRAQRHSPADPIRSPTMPGGLFAISRTFFTQLGTYDPGLVYWGGENIEISFKAWMCYGSVELVPCSHVGHVFRATNPIHWKKDIGLTNVARVAHVWMDDYKNYFLERNLYKVGDYGDVSERQKLRQKLRCRDFDWFIKNVPPVAPVPQHVILAGEMKVNLSGSFHCIDSYGPSSTAPKFVACHGSGGNQFWYLSEEGELFHDDQIICQKNGTIALVKHCQDKWNITQSQQLVHVTSGRCLQGGGLTLDPAGHNDQPLLTLQPCDLGNVRQRWHVTPRDKNLHFPTF